Proteins co-encoded in one Stenotrophomonas maltophilia genomic window:
- a CDS encoding monovalent cation/H+ antiporter subunit D translates to MNHLVILPILIPLLGAALSLFVEHRRYGPKVQRAVAWTSLSALALAVGLLFASTASGDINVYLLGDWPSRLGIALVADRLSAWMLLTTLLLAIPCLLHACSGWDRRAPHFHALFQFQLVGLNGAFLTGDIFNLFVFFEVMLIASYGLLLSGGRGLRMRIGLHYVVFNVTASTLFLIALGLLYASLGSLNMAELSQRIAEVPPAQLTLVKATMGLLLLVFCAKAALMPLYLWLPEAYSRAPAAVAALFAIMTKVGLYSVLRIQMLWLGDDAGAMAGYGRDWLLWAGVATLVLGGLGALAATRLRVLISYLVIVSAATLFIAFSVGTPQVLSAGLYYLPHSSFVAAALFLIADLIRRRRGGASDRKEVVAPMPGKETPAVLFLIGAVSVAGLPPLSGFLAKAALLTGMPAQYTGPVWTAVLVSSLLVIMGLTRGGIRLFWRVPPVEADAPKPRKARLRRVELYAACLLLAYGIGMTLAAAPLMRYTDATAVQLLQPSEYVQQLRATTPEIRQP, encoded by the coding sequence ATGAACCATCTGGTGATCCTGCCGATCCTGATTCCCCTGCTCGGCGCCGCACTGTCGCTGTTTGTCGAACACCGCCGCTACGGCCCCAAGGTACAGCGCGCAGTGGCCTGGACCTCGCTGTCGGCGCTGGCTTTGGCGGTGGGCCTGCTGTTCGCCAGTACCGCCAGCGGTGACATCAACGTCTATCTGCTGGGCGACTGGCCGTCGCGGCTGGGCATCGCGCTGGTGGCCGACCGCCTGTCGGCGTGGATGCTGCTGACCACCCTGCTGCTGGCCATTCCCTGCCTGCTGCACGCCTGCTCGGGCTGGGACCGGCGTGCACCGCACTTCCATGCGCTGTTCCAGTTCCAGCTGGTCGGCCTGAACGGCGCGTTCCTCACCGGCGACATCTTCAACCTGTTCGTGTTCTTCGAGGTGATGCTGATCGCCTCCTACGGCCTGCTGCTCAGTGGCGGCCGTGGCCTGCGCATGCGCATCGGCCTGCACTACGTGGTGTTCAATGTCACCGCCTCGACCCTGTTCCTGATCGCACTGGGTCTGCTGTACGCCTCGCTGGGCTCGCTGAACATGGCCGAGCTGTCGCAGCGCATTGCCGAGGTGCCGCCGGCGCAGCTGACCCTGGTCAAGGCGACCATGGGCCTGTTGCTGCTGGTGTTCTGCGCCAAGGCCGCGCTGATGCCGCTTTACCTGTGGCTGCCGGAAGCGTATTCGCGCGCACCAGCGGCGGTGGCTGCGCTGTTCGCGATCATGACCAAGGTCGGCCTGTACTCGGTGCTGCGCATCCAGATGCTGTGGCTCGGCGACGATGCCGGGGCGATGGCCGGCTATGGCCGTGACTGGCTGCTGTGGGCCGGCGTGGCAACGCTGGTACTCGGCGGTCTGGGTGCACTGGCCGCGACCCGCCTGCGCGTCCTGATCTCCTACCTGGTGATCGTGTCGGCGGCCACCCTGTTCATCGCCTTCTCGGTGGGGACACCGCAGGTACTCTCGGCCGGCCTGTACTACCTGCCGCACAGCAGCTTTGTGGCTGCTGCGCTGTTCCTGATCGCCGACCTGATCCGTCGCCGCCGTGGTGGCGCCAGCGACCGCAAGGAAGTGGTCGCGCCGATGCCGGGCAAGGAAACGCCGGCGGTGCTGTTCCTGATCGGTGCGGTATCGGTGGCCGGGCTGCCGCCGCTTTCCGGGTTCCTGGCCAAGGCCGCACTGCTGACCGGCATGCCGGCGCAGTACACCGGCCCGGTCTGGACCGCGGTGCTGGTCAGCAGCCTGTTGGTGATCATGGGCCTGACCCGCGGTGGCATCCGCCTGTTCTGGCGCGTGCCGCCGGTGGAGGCCGATGCCCCGAAACCGCGCAAGGCGCGTCTGCGCCGGGTCGAGCTGTACGCCGCGTGCCTGTTGCTGGCCTACGGCATCGGCATGACCCTGGCCGCTGCGCCCCTGATGCGCTACACCGACGCCACCGCCGTCCAGCTGCTGCAGCCCAGCGAGTATGTGCAGCAGCTGCGTGCGACCACGCCGGAGATCCGCCAGCCATGA
- a CDS encoding Na+/H+ antiporter subunit C, with protein sequence MELALATAIGVLTAIGIYLLLRARSFDVILGMTFLSYATNLLIFAGGRVVLGKAPVLQDGVDSHLGNYTDPLPQALVLTAIVIAFAMTAVSIVLAMRSRSDNHSDHVDAHEPDDDLQDESASPRQGGDRA encoded by the coding sequence ATGGAACTGGCCCTGGCTACCGCGATCGGTGTGCTGACCGCGATCGGCATCTACCTGCTGCTGCGTGCGCGCAGCTTCGATGTGATCCTCGGCATGACCTTCCTGTCCTACGCCACCAACCTGCTGATCTTCGCCGGTGGCCGCGTGGTGCTGGGCAAGGCGCCGGTGCTGCAGGACGGCGTGGACAGCCACCTGGGCAACTACACCGACCCGCTGCCGCAGGCGCTGGTGCTGACCGCGATCGTGATCGCCTTCGCGATGACTGCAGTGAGCATCGTGCTGGCCATGCGCAGCCGCAGCGACAACCACAGCGACCACGTGGATGCCCACGAGCCTGACGACGACCTGCAGGATGAGAGCGCATCGCCGCGCCAGGGCGGGGACCGCGCATGA
- a CDS encoding monovalent cation/H+ antiporter subunit A translates to MLPSLPLLLALPFLMAAAVAAFPRSSRSTAAWLAALAPLGGLAILGWLTPAVLEGQVVRTLVPWLPQIGLDFTLRLDGLAWMFAGLVLGIGALVVLYARYYLSQQDNAHRFYCYLLLFMGAMLGMVISGNLLLLMIFWEMTSISSFLLIGFWSHRQDAREGARMALVITGGGGLALLGGVLLIGRIVGSFDLDVVLAAGEQIRASALYPYALFLVLAGIFTKSAQFPFHFWLPHAMAAPTPVSAYLHSATMVKAGVFLLARLHPALAGSDLFFYTVSGIGALTLLIGAWNAIFQHDLKGLLAYSTISHLGLITLLFGLSTPMAVVAGVFHILNHATFKASLFMAAGIIDHETGTRDMRKLGGLRRLMPFTSALAIIASLAMAGIPLLNGFLSKEMLFAEALTAGGGPGAMRTAVSIAALLAGVFGVAYSLRFVHDTFFGPGPHDLDRVPHEPPRWMKVPVELLVVICIAVGVAPALTVAPVLHAAAGSILGNAMPEYSLAVWHGFNLPLAMSVVGVVGGVALYFGLRKLINLHAVETRATGRNVFHAQLDAISALAMRLTNGIANGSLQRMLLGLVLVAITVAAAPFVANPSSPNWTAPQPMPLLGWALWLVMMACAVATLRVYKQRLLAVLLVGGVGLMVALTFVFLSAPDLALTQLLVEMVTLVLMLLAMNYLPAQSGPERPRWRKRRDAVIAIIAGAGLGALAYTAMTLPPNTMAGELLARALPEAYGQNVVNVILVDFRGFDTFGEITVFGIAALVVHALLRRTRMAPEQIMPGPPIKLPVPADLAQIMFPLTLTVSIFLFLRGHNAPGGGFIAGLVLAVPLLIQYVIQGTASVESRFGFDYIRCIGMGLLIALLSGSASMLFGVPFLTSGHLDLHLPLIGEVPLASAIGFDIGVYLVVFGGAMLMLSMMGTIKPSRTRTARKGEIDLQRRSARTGEMH, encoded by the coding sequence ATGCTCCCCAGCCTGCCCCTGCTGCTGGCCCTGCCGTTCCTGATGGCAGCGGCTGTTGCGGCCTTCCCCCGTAGTTCGCGCTCGACTGCTGCCTGGCTGGCGGCGCTGGCGCCGTTGGGCGGGTTGGCCATCCTCGGCTGGCTGACGCCCGCTGTACTTGAGGGCCAGGTGGTCCGCACCCTGGTGCCGTGGCTGCCGCAGATCGGGCTGGACTTCACCCTGCGCCTGGACGGGCTGGCCTGGATGTTTGCCGGGCTGGTGCTGGGCATCGGCGCGCTGGTGGTGCTGTATGCGCGCTACTACCTGAGCCAGCAGGACAACGCGCACCGCTTCTACTGCTACCTGCTGCTGTTCATGGGCGCCATGCTGGGCATGGTGATCTCCGGCAACCTGCTGCTGCTGATGATTTTCTGGGAAATGACCAGCATCAGCTCGTTCCTGCTGATCGGCTTCTGGTCGCACCGCCAGGATGCCCGCGAGGGCGCGCGCATGGCGCTGGTGATCACCGGTGGCGGCGGCCTGGCCCTGCTCGGTGGCGTGCTGCTGATCGGCCGCATCGTCGGCAGTTTCGACCTGGATGTGGTGCTGGCCGCCGGCGAGCAGATCCGCGCCAGCGCGCTGTATCCGTATGCGCTGTTCCTGGTGCTGGCCGGCATCTTCACCAAGAGCGCGCAGTTCCCGTTCCACTTCTGGCTGCCGCACGCGATGGCCGCGCCCACCCCGGTCTCGGCCTACCTGCACTCGGCCACCATGGTGAAGGCCGGCGTGTTCCTGCTGGCGCGGCTGCACCCGGCGCTGGCCGGCAGCGACCTGTTCTTCTACACCGTCAGCGGCATCGGCGCGCTGACCCTGCTGATCGGTGCCTGGAACGCGATCTTCCAGCACGACCTGAAGGGCCTGCTGGCCTATTCGACGATCTCGCACCTGGGCCTGATCACCCTGCTGTTCGGCCTGTCCACGCCGATGGCAGTGGTGGCCGGCGTGTTCCACATCCTCAACCACGCCACCTTCAAGGCCTCGCTGTTCATGGCCGCCGGCATCATCGACCACGAGACCGGCACCCGTGACATGCGCAAGCTGGGCGGGCTGCGCAGGCTGATGCCGTTCACCAGTGCGCTGGCCATCATTGCCTCGCTGGCGATGGCCGGCATCCCGTTGCTCAACGGCTTCCTGTCCAAGGAAATGCTGTTCGCCGAGGCACTGACCGCCGGTGGCGGCCCGGGCGCGATGCGCACGGCGGTGTCGATCGCCGCGCTGCTGGCCGGCGTGTTCGGCGTGGCCTACAGCCTGCGCTTCGTGCACGACACCTTCTTCGGCCCCGGCCCCCATGATCTGGACCGCGTGCCGCACGAGCCGCCGCGCTGGATGAAGGTGCCGGTGGAACTGCTGGTGGTGATCTGCATCGCGGTGGGCGTGGCACCGGCACTGACCGTGGCGCCGGTGCTGCATGCGGCCGCAGGGTCGATCCTCGGCAATGCCATGCCCGAGTACAGCCTGGCGGTCTGGCACGGCTTCAACCTGCCGCTGGCGATGAGCGTGGTCGGCGTGGTCGGCGGCGTGGCGCTGTACTTCGGCCTGCGCAAGCTGATCAACCTGCACGCCGTGGAAACCCGCGCCACCGGCCGCAACGTGTTCCATGCACAGCTGGATGCAATTTCCGCGCTGGCCATGCGCCTGACCAACGGCATCGCCAATGGCAGCCTGCAACGCATGCTGCTGGGCCTGGTGCTGGTGGCCATCACCGTGGCCGCCGCGCCGTTCGTGGCCAATCCGTCCTCACCGAACTGGACCGCGCCGCAGCCGATGCCGCTGCTGGGCTGGGCGTTGTGGCTGGTGATGATGGCCTGCGCGGTGGCCACCCTGCGCGTCTACAAGCAGCGCCTGCTGGCGGTACTGCTGGTGGGCGGCGTCGGCCTGATGGTGGCGCTGACCTTCGTGTTCCTGTCCGCGCCCGACCTGGCACTGACCCAGCTGCTGGTGGAGATGGTCACCCTGGTGCTGATGCTGCTGGCCATGAACTACCTGCCCGCGCAGTCCGGCCCGGAGCGGCCGCGCTGGCGCAAGCGCCGCGACGCGGTGATCGCGATCATCGCCGGCGCCGGCCTGGGCGCGCTGGCCTACACCGCGATGACCCTGCCGCCGAACACCATGGCCGGTGAGCTGCTGGCCCGTGCCCTGCCCGAGGCGTATGGGCAGAACGTGGTCAACGTGATCCTGGTCGACTTCCGCGGCTTCGATACCTTTGGCGAGATCACCGTGTTCGGTATCGCCGCGCTGGTGGTGCATGCGCTGTTGCGGCGCACGCGGATGGCGCCGGAGCAGATCATGCCCGGCCCGCCGATCAAGCTGCCGGTGCCGGCCGACCTGGCGCAGATCATGTTCCCGCTGACCCTGACCGTGTCGATCTTCCTGTTCCTGCGCGGCCACAACGCGCCGGGCGGTGGCTTCATCGCCGGCCTGGTGCTGGCGGTGCCGCTGCTGATCCAGTACGTGATCCAGGGCACCGCGTCGGTGGAATCGCGCTTCGGCTTCGACTACATCCGCTGCATCGGCATGGGCCTGCTGATCGCCCTGCTCAGTGGCAGCGCCTCGATGCTGTTCGGCGTGCCGTTCCTGACCAGTGGCCACCTCGACCTGCACCTGCCGCTGATCGGCGAGGTGCCGCTGGCCAGCGCGATTGGTTTTGACATCGGCGTCTACCTGGTGGTGTTCGGCGGCGCCATGCTGATGCTGTCGATGATGGGCACGATCAAGCCCTCGCGTACCCGCACCGCCCGCAAGGGCGAGATCGACCTGCAACGCCGTTCGGCCCGCACCGGGGAGATGCACTGA
- a CDS encoding DUF962 domain-containing protein produces the protein MQTSTELARPIDRYFASYSDDHRNVINQRIHVVAVPAILWSVVALLWCLPPLITWFQYGIWSAFAMFSAWCFYNKLSRPLGIGMLIQFFVFGCLCRLLEAEIGLHNLFWLAVGVFVVAWVAQFIGHKFEGRKPSFLTDLTYLLIGPAWVMAKFYRKLDWRY, from the coding sequence ATGCAGACATCCACCGAGCTTGCGCGGCCGATCGACCGCTATTTCGCCAGCTACTCCGATGACCACCGCAATGTGATCAACCAGCGCATCCACGTGGTGGCGGTGCCGGCCATCCTGTGGTCGGTGGTGGCCCTGTTGTGGTGCCTGCCGCCGCTGATCACCTGGTTCCAGTACGGCATCTGGTCGGCGTTTGCGATGTTCAGCGCCTGGTGCTTCTACAACAAGCTGTCGCGCCCGCTGGGCATCGGCATGCTCATCCAGTTCTTCGTGTTCGGTTGCCTGTGCCGCCTGCTGGAGGCCGAGATCGGCCTGCACAACCTGTTCTGGCTGGCGGTGGGCGTGTTCGTGGTGGCCTGGGTGGCGCAGTTCATCGGCCACAAGTTCGAAGGCCGCAAGCCCAGCTTCCTGACCGACCTGACCTACCTGCTGATCGGCCCGGCCTGGGTGATGGCCAAGTTCTACCGCAAGCTCGATTGGCGCTACTGA
- a CDS encoding phosphoribosylaminoimidazolesuccinocarboxamide synthase, giving the protein MPTTLLQSDLPGLPLRHRGKVRDVFDIPRERLPAGTPPGDYLLMVATDRLSAFDVVLPDPIPGKGEMLCQVSNFWFAKTAHLMPNHLTGIDVASVLPEGVDPALYAKRAVVTRKLKPVPVEAIARGYLIGSGWKDYQRTGKVSGIDLPDGLRQAEQLPEPIFTPSTKAAVGDHDENIDFDAMVKQVGADLAERVRDATLRIYKFAADYARERGIILADTKFEFGTDADGRLYIMDEMLTPDSSRYWPADEYEVGTSPPSYDKQFVRDYLETLDWGKTAPGPSIPAEIIERTRAKYAEALQRLAGISVD; this is encoded by the coding sequence GTGCCAACCACGCTGTTGCAATCCGATCTCCCCGGCCTGCCCTTGCGCCATCGCGGCAAGGTGCGTGATGTGTTCGATATCCCGCGCGAGCGGCTGCCCGCAGGGACCCCGCCGGGCGACTACCTGCTGATGGTGGCCACCGATCGCCTGTCGGCGTTCGACGTGGTGCTGCCCGACCCGATCCCGGGCAAGGGCGAGATGCTCTGCCAGGTGTCCAATTTCTGGTTCGCCAAGACCGCGCACCTGATGCCCAACCACCTGACCGGCATTGACGTGGCCAGCGTGCTGCCCGAAGGCGTGGACCCGGCCCTGTACGCCAAGCGCGCGGTGGTCACCCGCAAGTTGAAGCCGGTGCCGGTGGAAGCGATCGCCCGCGGCTACCTGATCGGCAGCGGCTGGAAGGACTACCAGCGCACCGGCAAGGTCAGCGGCATCGACCTGCCCGACGGCCTGCGCCAGGCCGAGCAGCTGCCCGAGCCGATCTTCACCCCCTCGACCAAGGCCGCCGTCGGCGACCACGACGAGAACATCGATTTCGATGCGATGGTCAAGCAGGTCGGTGCCGACCTGGCCGAGCGCGTGCGCGACGCCACCCTGCGCATCTACAAGTTCGCCGCCGATTACGCGCGCGAGCGCGGCATCATCCTGGCCGATACCAAGTTCGAGTTCGGTACCGATGCCGATGGCCGCCTGTACATCATGGACGAGATGCTGACCCCGGATTCCTCGCGTTACTGGCCGGCCGACGAGTACGAGGTGGGCACCAGCCCGCCGAGCTACGACAAGCAGTTCGTGCGCGATTACCTGGAGACGCTGGACTGGGGCAAGACCGCCCCGGGCCCGAGCATCCCGGCCGAGATCATCGAGCGCACCCGCGCCAAGTACGCCGAGGCGCTGCAGCGCCTGGCCGGCATCAGCGTCGATTGA
- a CDS encoding J domain-containing protein: protein MRWYGKLLGFIAGALLFRPNPLFGAVVGLLIGHAFDSDWFRLNKENPYRELGLTSEATDAEIERAYRRLISQYHPDKLGGAAPELQQQAEQKSRRINAAYDRIKALRKR, encoded by the coding sequence ATGCGCTGGTACGGAAAACTGCTCGGTTTCATCGCCGGGGCCCTGCTGTTCCGGCCCAATCCGCTGTTCGGCGCGGTGGTCGGCCTGTTGATCGGCCACGCCTTCGACTCGGACTGGTTCCGCCTGAACAAGGAGAACCCGTACCGGGAGCTCGGGCTGACCTCGGAGGCCACCGATGCCGAGATCGAGCGCGCCTACCGCCGGCTGATCTCCCAGTACCACCCCGACAAGCTGGGCGGCGCCGCCCCCGAGCTGCAGCAGCAGGCCGAACAGAAGTCGCGGCGCATCAACGCCGCCTACGACCGCATCAAGGCCTTGCGCAAGCGCTGA
- the rpe gene encoding ribulose-phosphate 3-epimerase, which translates to MSNCLIAPSILSANFARLGEEVDNVLAAGADWVHFDVMDNHYVPNLTIGPMVCQALRKHGVTAPIDVHLMVEPVDRIIPDFAEAGATYISFHPEASRHVHRTIQLIRSLGCKPGIVLNPATPVDILDWVLDDLDLVLLMSVNPGFGGQAFIPSALDKLRVVRKMIDASGKDIRLEIDGGVKADNIGEIAAAGADTFVAGSAIFNAKTSYQDVIAQMRANVAAAR; encoded by the coding sequence ATGTCCAACTGCCTCATCGCCCCGTCCATCCTGTCCGCCAACTTCGCCCGCCTCGGCGAGGAAGTGGACAACGTCCTCGCCGCCGGCGCTGACTGGGTCCACTTCGACGTGATGGACAACCATTACGTGCCGAACCTGACCATCGGCCCGATGGTCTGCCAGGCCCTGCGCAAGCACGGCGTGACCGCGCCGATCGACGTGCACCTGATGGTCGAGCCGGTGGACCGCATCATTCCCGATTTCGCCGAGGCCGGTGCCACCTACATCAGCTTCCACCCGGAGGCCAGCCGCCACGTGCACCGCACCATCCAGCTGATCCGTTCGCTGGGCTGCAAGCCGGGCATCGTGCTCAATCCGGCCACTCCGGTGGACATCCTCGACTGGGTGCTGGATGACCTGGACCTGGTGCTGCTGATGTCGGTCAACCCGGGCTTCGGCGGCCAGGCGTTCATCCCCTCGGCGCTGGACAAGCTGCGCGTGGTGCGCAAGATGATCGATGCCAGCGGCAAGGACATCCGCCTGGAAATCGACGGTGGCGTGAAGGCCGACAACATCGGCGAGATCGCCGCCGCCGGCGCCGACACCTTCGTCGCCGGCTCGGCCATCTTCAATGCCAAGACCAGCTACCAGGACGTGATCGCGCAGATGCGCGCCAACGTCGCCGCCGCCCGCTGA
- a CDS encoding GNAT family N-acetyltransferase — MALLNIRPATVADAGLILHFIRELAIYEKAEHSVQTDEIGIAESLFGADATARALICEADGEAIGYAVYFYNYSTWLGRKGIYLEDLYVSQEKRGGGAGKALLKYIARQAVAEGCGRFEWSVLDWNTPAIEFYTAAGAKPQDEWTVYRLQGQALRDFANG; from the coding sequence ATGGCACTGTTGAACATCCGTCCGGCCACCGTAGCCGATGCTGGCCTGATCCTGCATTTCATCCGCGAGCTGGCGATCTACGAGAAGGCCGAGCATTCGGTGCAGACCGATGAGATCGGCATCGCCGAAAGCCTGTTCGGCGCCGATGCCACGGCGCGCGCGCTGATCTGCGAAGCCGACGGCGAGGCCATCGGTTATGCGGTGTATTTCTACAACTACTCGACCTGGCTGGGCCGCAAGGGCATCTACCTGGAAGACCTGTACGTCAGCCAGGAAAAGCGCGGCGGCGGTGCCGGCAAGGCGCTGCTGAAATACATCGCACGCCAGGCCGTGGCTGAAGGCTGCGGCCGGTTCGAATGGTCGGTGCTGGACTGGAACACCCCGGCCATCGAGTTCTACACCGCTGCCGGCGCGAAGCCGCAGGACGAGTGGACCGTGTACCGGCTGCAGGGCCAGGCGCTGCGCGATTTCGCCAATGGTTGA
- the yegS gene encoding lipid kinase YegS yields MTTPRWRLILNGKSAGNDQLRDAVGLWRGQGVQLEVRVTWEDGDAERYVAEAIDHGVDVIVAAGGDGTLSAVAETLAHRDEAAEALPSLALVPMGTANDFAAAAGIPTEPQDAFALIGQVAPHVIDLLRVDADGTPWWCANLASGGFGTQVTVETDAGLKKMLGGLAYVITGIAKLGRIEPINARLSGPDFEWEGDFIALGIGNGRQAGGGQQLCPQALIDDGLLDVTVLPELEGEVAATLGQMLKSGTQAALEQLATRARLPWLQIDAPKTLTLNLDGEPVQARQFRIDCVAGRVRMHLPAGCPLLGGQG; encoded by the coding sequence ATGACCACCCCGCGCTGGCGCCTGATCCTCAACGGCAAGTCCGCAGGCAATGACCAACTGCGCGACGCGGTCGGCCTTTGGCGCGGGCAGGGCGTACAGCTGGAAGTGCGGGTGACCTGGGAGGATGGCGACGCCGAGCGCTACGTGGCCGAGGCGATCGATCATGGGGTGGACGTGATCGTGGCCGCCGGAGGCGATGGCACGCTCAGCGCCGTGGCCGAAACCTTGGCCCATCGCGACGAAGCGGCCGAGGCGCTGCCCTCGCTGGCGCTGGTGCCAATGGGCACCGCCAACGATTTCGCCGCCGCCGCCGGCATTCCCACCGAGCCGCAGGACGCCTTCGCGTTGATCGGCCAGGTGGCCCCTCACGTCATCGATCTGCTGCGCGTGGACGCCGATGGCACGCCCTGGTGGTGCGCCAATCTGGCCAGCGGCGGCTTCGGCACGCAGGTCACCGTGGAGACCGATGCCGGGCTGAAGAAGATGCTGGGCGGTCTGGCCTATGTGATCACCGGCATCGCCAAACTGGGGCGCATCGAGCCGATCAACGCGCGCCTGTCGGGCCCGGATTTCGAATGGGAAGGCGACTTCATCGCGCTGGGCATCGGCAACGGGCGCCAGGCCGGTGGCGGCCAGCAGCTGTGCCCGCAGGCGCTGATCGACGATGGCCTGCTGGATGTGACGGTGCTTCCGGAGCTGGAGGGTGAAGTGGCTGCCACCCTTGGCCAGATGTTGAAGTCCGGCACCCAGGCCGCGCTGGAACAGTTGGCTACGCGTGCGCGCCTGCCGTGGCTGCAGATCGACGCGCCGAAGACGCTGACCCTGAACCTGGACGGCGAGCCGGTGCAGGCCCGGCAGTTCCGCATCGACTGCGTGGCGGGCCGGGTGCGCATGCATCTGCCGGCCGGTTGCCCGTTGCTGGGCGGGCAGGGGTAG
- the trpE gene encoding anthranilate synthase component I codes for MNSHAQFQLQAAEGHTHIPVVREVLSDLDTPLSVYLKLADGPNTYLFESVEGGERFGRYSIIGLPARRVYAFHGHTLTVREDGQVVDTREVADPFAEVEALRSAHSVPKLEGLPGFTGGLVGWFGFECIGYIEPRLAPPAGRDELGTPDILLLDSNELAVFDNLKGRLYLIVHADPRVDGAFEQAQARLDALTAKLRAPGAGYPAPLNSDVLDESDFVSGFTREGFVDAVQRSKEYIRAGDIFQVVLSQRLSVPFKARPVDVYRALRALNPSPYMYFLDVGDLQVVGSSPEILVRLQDGEVTVRPIAGTRPRGATVEQDLALEAELLADPKERAEHLMLIDLGRNDAGRVSKAGTVEVGEQFVIERYSHVMHIVSEVTGQLQPGLSYADVLRATFPAGTVSGAPKIRALEVIRELEPIKRNVYAGSIGYIGWHGDADTAIAIRTAVIKDGRLYVQAGAGIVYDSDPDKEWDETMNKGRALFRAVAQAAKGL; via the coding sequence TTGAATTCGCACGCTCAGTTTCAGCTGCAGGCCGCTGAAGGCCACACCCATATTCCCGTCGTCCGCGAAGTGCTGTCCGACCTGGACACGCCGCTTTCGGTCTATCTGAAGCTCGCCGACGGCCCCAATACCTACCTGTTTGAATCCGTCGAAGGCGGCGAGCGCTTTGGTCGTTACTCGATCATCGGCCTGCCGGCGCGCCGCGTGTACGCCTTCCACGGTCACACGCTGACCGTGCGCGAGGACGGCCAGGTGGTGGACACCCGCGAGGTGGCCGACCCGTTTGCCGAGGTCGAGGCGCTGCGCAGCGCCCACTCGGTGCCCAAGCTGGAGGGCCTGCCGGGCTTCACTGGTGGGCTGGTCGGCTGGTTCGGTTTCGAGTGCATCGGCTACATCGAACCGCGTCTGGCACCGCCGGCCGGCCGCGATGAGCTGGGCACCCCGGACATCCTGCTGCTGGATTCCAACGAGCTGGCGGTGTTCGACAATCTCAAGGGCCGGCTGTACCTGATCGTGCATGCCGACCCGCGTGTCGACGGTGCCTTCGAACAGGCGCAGGCACGCCTGGATGCGCTGACTGCGAAGCTGCGTGCACCGGGCGCCGGCTATCCGGCGCCGCTCAACAGCGACGTGCTGGACGAGTCCGATTTCGTCTCCGGTTTCACCCGCGAAGGCTTCGTCGATGCGGTCCAGCGCAGCAAGGAGTACATCCGCGCCGGTGACATCTTCCAGGTGGTGCTGAGCCAGCGCCTGAGCGTGCCGTTCAAGGCGCGCCCGGTGGATGTGTACCGTGCGCTGCGCGCATTGAATCCGTCGCCGTACATGTACTTCCTCGATGTCGGCGACCTGCAGGTGGTCGGTTCGTCGCCGGAAATCCTGGTGCGTCTGCAGGATGGGGAAGTGACCGTGCGCCCGATCGCCGGCACCCGCCCGCGCGGCGCCACCGTCGAGCAGGACCTGGCGCTGGAAGCCGAGCTGCTGGCCGATCCGAAGGAACGCGCCGAGCACCTGATGCTGATCGACCTCGGCCGCAACGATGCCGGCCGCGTATCCAAGGCCGGCACCGTGGAAGTGGGCGAGCAGTTCGTGATCGAGCGCTACAGCCACGTCATGCACATCGTCAGCGAAGTGACCGGGCAGCTGCAGCCGGGCCTGAGCTATGCCGACGTGCTGCGTGCCACCTTCCCGGCCGGTACGGTCAGTGGCGCGCCGAAGATCCGCGCGCTGGAAGTGATCCGCGAGCTGGAACCGATCAAGCGCAATGTGTATGCCGGCAGCATTGGCTACATCGGCTGGCACGGCGATGCCGATACCGCAATCGCGATCCGCACCGCGGTGATCAAGGACGGCCGCCTGTACGTTCAGGCCGGCGCCGGCATCGTCTACGACTCGGACCCGGACAAGGAATGGGACGAGACGATGAACAAGGGCCGCGCCCTGTTCCGCGCCGTCGCCCAGGCCGCCAAGGGGTTGTGA